The sequence atacctcattctcagtacatgcttaaattttttttgcatccctctctgaccagcagttaaatatagtccgctgtgcagcgcttctcttcatttttggcgtgctctcccattcaaacaccactcgcttgtttttgGTTAAAGTGCGACTcattagagttgtgacgttcgcgaacgaaccgattcttttgaacggctcataaacatgaacgatgggagccgagtcgcggctggaggggagccgttctttctgtcgttcttttttcctatgcgtatttcacacagatgcacacaaatgagctcctccgcgagacagaacagttatagggggaggggcgcacccagcgcaggccaaccctttatagcgtgatgatattcgttattagttgtgcatgttcattgcagcccactttgttattgttcattgacttgaaggggctgatgtcctatttgcaaagtttacagtagtaatagtatgtagtatgtagacatttccattttatttattctaattttatctactttaaatattttttgttttctatcaaaatgttcttgtgtgataacaatgttcttgtgtgaaagtgtttgtagtaaaagctgttttgcacagaaattcattgcagccggctttgtttttgatgtttatttgagtaggtattgtatgaataacataagtcaacctagctttacacacacacacacacacacacacacacacacaaaaggtaaatctaaaggtaaatccaaaatagtgatgtcactgtctaagcagagggatttgtgcaaccctatggaatatagtccacacatgacaaatgaggtaataatcaatatttcagaataattcaaactcagatattggtgtgtgatatctgagttttaattatttggctacaaatctcacctcatcattcttcccagtgattatttccaggataaactgagatgcccccaagctggcttcttaaatctgactaaatatttaaaagagccaaaagagccgttcttttgaacggctctttgaaaggaacggatcgcgaagatccggatcccctcaaagagccataaatcccatcactacgactcattggttgggcgttaccaatcggttcaatggagggggagtattttttgtctgatttattatgacatactcatatttgattaggaacaaaattatttttacaaaataaatgaattctattttttcttgTTATATTGAGTATATATTTGCTGGTTCCCAAAGATCGGAAGCATTTTATGAAATATGAGCACTCTTATAAAACTTTAATAGGCTTGTTGAGGACATCTGTGTAACATCTTCACTGTTTTTTTGTCCTTAGCTGTTTGAAGACGTCCTACAGCGCATGCAGAATGCCAATGCTGATCCAAGACCGTCTATCAACAATAAAGAAAACCTAGGTATGGCACGATATTGTCATAAATGTTTGCAGTTTATATGCATTGCTGTTGAGTGAGATGCAGTTAGTGAGATATTTAACTTTTAATGAAGGTTAATTTTTCTGTAACCTTGCAGGCCAGCAGACTCGACTTCCAGCACATCTGACCCGCAACCTCCAAAGACACAAGCCAGGGCAACTTCTCCTGACACTAAGAGGAGCTCAGGAAGAGGTACAGGGGCCGGGGCCGGCAAGAGAGTGCTAAACCTTCTGTGGGAAAGTTTAGAGagaaaaatctgtttaaaaatgactaaataataaaaaaaagataagttAATAGATATTATATAACttttacttaaaaatgaaaataaataatattattttattaaaataaatatacatgtaattatattaaaattaatcaattctaagattttatttaaaatagttaaataataCGAATAAGATTAAAATAgacaagaaaacaaaagaaataagatgaaattgataaaataaataatacatctaaGAGTACAGTACTATAGTGAGCAgaacaaaaaaagtaaatgcaatttaatagaaactaaatattttccaaatactATAATTTTTGATATAGTATAGCTATTTGAATCTAAAATGGGTcttatacatgaaaatatatagctGCCTTTAAAAAAACTCGTATTTGGCATTGCACTTAGAGACAGGATTTAGGACTTGaaaaactgtttatatatatcAACAATATATTAAAATCGCATAACACAGCGCCATTTTGAGCTGAGACAACTGATCCAGTCTGACAGACACCACCAATATTATTCCTAAACACAGATCCACATGACGCACCCTTGTGAAGAGCCTTTCTAGTTCTTTCTGAATCACTTAACgtgttttaaacattttcaacCAATTCATCTTGCATTTTTCCCAATTATGCTTCTAATCTAATAAAATATGCATTGATAAAATATGACATGAATgctaaacactgtaaaaaaaacttaaattagaaGAGGACTCACTTTTTCCTGGATGCTTTTCAAGTGTGAATCATACAGTTGAAACAAGCTTAAGAACAAAGGACAAAACCCTGACGCTCTGTGGTAGGATTGAGAACGGCAGTGAGTGAATCATGGCTTGGCAACAGGCATGTCAATAAAGCTGTGTGTGTTCTTGCACAGGTATGAGCAGCAGCAGGCCATTATACAGGAGGAGCTGGCTCACATCGCACGCAAAGAGCGAGAGGCAGCCCGGCAGGACATCACTAGAGCGGTGCAGAGAGAACGAGTACAGATGCAGCAGGAGTCTGAGGAAACCAAACAGCTGGTGAGACTCTTCTACAAACACTTCAGGACAGAAGTGTAATGATGCATGCAAACACGCTCTGACTTCACTGTACTCTCAGACAAGCGGTGTAATTACTGTACATAATGTTAGGTTTTTCCATTTGTCAGGGCAGTTTGGTAACAatcatattgtttttgaaattgtcTTATGGCACTGTGGTGATATTCTTCTTTATGTGTACCATGGTAACGgcatctttttaaataaataatgatgtttACTGTTAGTAGTGTTAAGTTTTCTAAAGACCATGCATTCAAACTAGTTTTGCCATTGTTTCTTGTCTGGAGGTGTTTTAATAGcgtgttttaatttaaatagcaGCAGCATTACATTTTGTATGTTTGATTAATTTATGAGTCAGTTCAAATGGTTTGATTCAATAAATTCTATCGAAACTCGgattta is a genomic window of Carassius carassius chromosome 46, fCarCar2.1, whole genome shotgun sequence containing:
- the LOC132129545 gene encoding MICOS complex subunit mic25a-like, translating into MQNANADPRPSINNKENLGQQTRLPAHLTRNLQRHKPGQLLLTLRGAQEEVQGPGPAREYEQQQAIIQEELAHIARKEREAARQDITRAVQRERVQMQQESEETKQLGKQLEKKETELKALEAFYKEQITQLEKKNEERFKTPAEQFHTAATRSEANIKQRNVDPVCSNLQAQILNCYRENREQTLQCSDLAKEYMQCISAAKKNLLVNHA